One Bacillota bacterium genomic region harbors:
- a CDS encoding LysM peptidoglycan-binding domain-containing protein, which translates to MVLIIALIIFLMTFSAPAQVAEQVYIVQPGDTLSEIAQEYNLDWRYLAEFNNINDPKRMRAGMRLRIPSRVYVVDFTPEERDLLARLIHAEARGESLEGQIAVGAVVINRVKSDKFPNTITEVIYQKGQFSPISMGTMPKVPQDSAIEAAERALAGEDPTGGALFFYNPKTTAAPDFWKTRPVIKRIGNHNFAI; encoded by the coding sequence ATGGTTTTAATAATTGCTCTGATCATCTTTCTGATGACCTTTTCAGCACCGGCACAGGTTGCCGAGCAGGTATACATTGTTCAGCCGGGAGATACACTTTCTGAAATTGCCCAGGAGTATAATTTAGATTGGCGCTATCTCGCTGAATTCAATAATATTAACGATCCCAAGCGGATGCGTGCCGGGATGAGGCTCCGCATACCCAGCCGAGTATATGTGGTGGATTTCACCCCGGAGGAGCGGGATTTGTTGGCTCGGCTGATCCATGCGGAGGCCAGAGGTGAGTCGCTTGAAGGACAGATCGCTGTGGGAGCGGTGGTAATAAACCGGGTAAAAAGCGATAAGTTCCCGAATACAATCACCGAGGTGATTTACCAGAAGGGTCAGTTCAGCCCAATTTCCATGGGAACCATGCCGAAGGTTCCTCAGGATTCTGCCATAGAAGCTGCAGAAAGGGCTCTGGCAGGTGAGGATCCCACTGGGGGAGCGCTGTTCTTTTATAATCCGAAAACCACAGCAGCGCCTGATTTTTGGAAGACCAGACCGGTTATCAAGCGAATAGGCAATCATAACTTTGCAATTTGA
- a CDS encoding polysaccharide deacetylase family protein, which translates to MRRGFEMRVVVFKLNFAHVLVAAVALLLVFSVYHETVMPAITHVINVAANRLVPIYAVNTEAKKVAISFDATWGTDLTDQILDILREHNIKTTFFLAGYWVDKYPEYVVRIAEEGHEIGNHSYSHPHMNNLSFDQVVTELERNHAMIYDLTGQNSFLFRPPFGEYSNTVIKAADSLGYYTIQWSVDSLDWKNTTSDQIYQRVMSQIKPGAIVLFHNAAVGTPDAIRRIIPDLKSQGYEIVPISELIYRENYYIDNNGIQHLRKGE; encoded by the coding sequence ATGAGGAGGGGATTCGAGATGCGAGTAGTGGTTTTTAAGCTCAACTTCGCTCATGTATTGGTGGCCGCGGTGGCGCTGCTTTTGGTTTTCAGTGTGTATCATGAAACCGTTATGCCAGCGATCACTCATGTAATCAATGTAGCAGCCAACAGGCTGGTTCCAATCTATGCTGTAAATACTGAGGCTAAGAAGGTAGCAATTTCTTTTGACGCAACTTGGGGAACCGATCTAACTGATCAAATCTTGGATATTCTGCGGGAACATAATATTAAAACAACCTTTTTCTTAGCTGGCTATTGGGTTGACAAATACCCTGAGTACGTGGTGCGCATTGCCGAAGAAGGGCATGAAATCGGCAACCACAGCTATTCCCATCCCCATATGAACAATCTCAGCTTTGATCAAGTTGTAACTGAATTAGAGCGCAACCATGCTATGATTTACGACTTAACCGGGCAGAACTCTTTCCTTTTCCGTCCACCTTTCGGAGAGTACTCGAATACCGTGATCAAAGCCGCTGACTCTTTAGGCTACTATACCATTCAATGGTCAGTAGACTCCCTGGATTGGAAGAATACAACCTCTGACCAGATCTACCAGCGGGTGATGAGTCAGATCAAACCTGGCGCTATCGTTCTCTTTCACAATGCTGCTGTGGGTACACCTGACGCAATCCGCAGGATTATTCCTGATCTGAAGTCTCAGGGATACGAAATTGTCCCCATTTCTGAGCTGATCTATCGGGAAAACTACTATATAGATAACAACGGCATCCAGCACCTGCGGAAGGGAGAGTAG
- a CDS encoding polysaccharide deacetylase family protein: MAGKTWFSLVITKRTLIIGAVCLLVIALAATGSSVYNLVRRRIHGVKPGVMIAGYDVGGMLEAELYDALVKISENEMVEARNASYDWNRDVINPEQVGQIIDINATMSLIMQAAAHTPVEFVTVPVIPSITQANFAPYYRGPADRPWVSLMVNVDWGNEYIPTMLETFKRYNVTTSWFLTGTWAEKFPDLAAEISAAGHEIGNHGGWHGMPSQMNQDQVRDLILTGEEKIMDATGQKPMLFAPPAGDFNKQTVAVAAELGYKTILWTLDTIDWERPAPTVIIDRVVSRIQNGAFVLMHPTEPTAQALPLIIEQLQQRGYSIVPVSQILNQ, translated from the coding sequence ATGGCGGGAAAGACTTGGTTTTCACTGGTGATAACTAAACGAACGCTGATTATTGGCGCTGTTTGTCTGCTGGTTATTGCCTTAGCCGCAACTGGTTCTAGTGTTTACAATCTGGTGCGGCGGCGGATTCATGGAGTTAAGCCAGGAGTGATGATCGCCGGTTATGATGTGGGTGGAATGCTGGAAGCGGAATTATATGATGCGTTGGTCAAAATCAGTGAAAATGAGATGGTCGAAGCGAGAAATGCCAGCTACGACTGGAATCGGGATGTGATTAATCCGGAGCAGGTCGGCCAGATCATTGATATTAATGCGACCATGAGTTTAATCATGCAGGCAGCTGCGCACACACCGGTAGAGTTTGTTACAGTCCCAGTAATACCTTCGATAACACAGGCCAACTTTGCACCTTACTATCGGGGACCCGCCGATAGACCTTGGGTCAGCCTGATGGTGAACGTTGACTGGGGGAATGAGTATATACCGACCATGCTGGAAACATTCAAACGATATAATGTGACTACCAGCTGGTTCTTAACTGGGACTTGGGCTGAGAAGTTCCCAGATCTGGCTGCTGAGATATCGGCAGCTGGTCATGAGATCGGCAATCACGGTGGATGGCACGGAATGCCGAGTCAAATGAATCAGGATCAGGTGCGGGATCTGATTCTGACCGGAGAAGAAAAAATCATGGATGCGACAGGGCAAAAGCCGATGCTGTTTGCTCCTCCTGCCGGTGATTTTAACAAGCAGACTGTGGCAGTTGCAGCAGAACTGGGGTATAAAACCATTCTTTGGACCCTTGACACGATTGACTGGGAGCGCCCCGCACCTACTGTTATAATTGATCGGGTGGTAAGCCGCATTCAAAACGGTGCCTTTGTCCTGATGCATCCTACAGAACCAACCGCTCAAGCCCTGCCGCTGATTATTGAGCAGCTGCAGCAGCGCGGCTATTCAATCGTTCCGGTTTCTCAGATTCTCAACCAATAA
- a CDS encoding SH3 domain-containing protein has protein sequence MNQNILIPVLTLLFYITSILGGGAPDSPALTPGNITASAVIGQQGEIVGDIVTIRTGPGTQHSALTSLKQGETAVILDLQDGWYEVKLTDGRIGWVADYLINIVPSKPQVKPHGKTVLGYYLLGSSSYNSLIQNSNYLTAIAPWSWGLDSYGKLNADFDAKTLAQVLMFSGNREVETYALVHNLFNGSFDPKVVSALLNNQAARIRAVNEIKTALVNWGMTGINLDLENVPAADRQALTEFVAELSEALHAEGLKVTMAVPAKTADNPNNNFSGAYDYAALGKHVDQLVIMAYDQHYRAGPPGPIASIKWVEDVIKFAVSQVPAEKIILGIPNYGYDWPQSGMADALTYDQTMQLAAANSASIRWQGEDKVPYFTYGNNRQVWFENRYSIKYKLELVNQYQLNGIALWRLGQEDSGIWNVINDTLK, from the coding sequence ATGAATCAAAATATCCTAATCCCCGTCTTAACTCTCTTATTTTATATTACCAGCATTCTGGGAGGCGGCGCTCCAGATTCCCCCGCTCTAACACCAGGAAATATTACCGCTTCCGCGGTGATCGGACAGCAGGGGGAAATAGTCGGTGACATTGTAACCATTCGCACCGGACCAGGTACGCAGCATTCTGCCCTAACTTCGCTTAAGCAGGGTGAAACCGCAGTCATATTAGACCTGCAGGATGGCTGGTATGAAGTCAAACTTACTGATGGACGAATTGGTTGGGTTGCTGACTATTTAATTAATATTGTACCAAGTAAACCGCAGGTAAAACCTCACGGCAAAACAGTTCTTGGCTACTATCTTCTAGGTTCGTCCTCATACAACAGCTTGATCCAAAACAGCAACTATCTCACGGCGATTGCTCCTTGGAGCTGGGGTTTAGACAGCTACGGAAAACTAAATGCCGACTTTGATGCGAAAACTCTAGCCCAGGTGCTGATGTTTTCCGGAAATCGAGAAGTAGAAACCTATGCTTTAGTGCACAACCTGTTTAATGGCAGTTTCGATCCCAAAGTAGTCAGCGCGCTGTTGAACAACCAAGCAGCCAGAATCCGCGCAGTTAATGAAATAAAAACAGCTTTAGTTAACTGGGGCATGACCGGTATCAATCTAGACCTAGAAAATGTTCCAGCTGCTGATCGCCAAGCTCTGACTGAATTTGTAGCTGAGCTGAGCGAAGCTCTTCATGCCGAAGGTCTGAAAGTTACCATGGCTGTTCCAGCAAAAACGGCAGATAATCCGAACAACAACTTCTCCGGAGCCTATGATTACGCTGCATTAGGAAAGCATGTTGATCAGCTCGTAATAATGGCATATGACCAGCATTATCGGGCCGGACCTCCGGGACCGATCGCTTCGATAAAATGGGTTGAAGATGTGATTAAATTTGCTGTCAGCCAAGTTCCGGCAGAAAAAATCATCCTGGGTATTCCTAATTATGGTTATGACTGGCCGCAGTCCGGGATGGCAGACGCTCTCACCTATGACCAAACCATGCAGCTGGCTGCCGCTAACAGCGCAAGCATCCGCTGGCAGGGTGAAGACAAGGTACCGTATTTCACCTACGGAAACAACCGCCAAGTCTGGTTTGAGAATCGCTACAGCATTAAGTACAAACTAGAACTGGTGAATCAATATCAGTTAAATGGTATAGCACTGTGGCGTTTAGGTCAAGAGGATTCCGGCATCTGGAATGTTATCAATGATACACTGAAATAA
- a CDS encoding insulinase family protein — MYEKTILPSGIRIVSEYIPDVRSVTLGVWFEVGSRNELGDQQGYSHFIEHIVFKGSAKYSARTIAELIDGVGGYLNAFTSREYTCYYASVLDQDFPLAADILKEMLLNPLFAAEEIERERQVILEEIKASQDLPEDQVHELFYELLWPEHPLGRSILGTESSISQVTQEDLIAYYRQHYTPDQVVIAAAGNIEHQALVDQFAREFDALNQNLRKADICLAKPTPTHSQIYTVAKDLEQVHICCGGSGLNRSDPNLETLRLLDTLVGGGMSSRLFQELRENRGMVYNVYSDYALYRDAGEFLIYAACSPSAYRQVIEVIRQEVELLALEPISEAELKRIKGQAKGSLVLALESTMNRMVKLAKDEFNHRRIVPVDETLALIDQLSSLDLHSLAQTVLDVNRWNLVVLGPV, encoded by the coding sequence ATGTACGAGAAAACAATACTGCCATCCGGCATTCGTATCGTATCAGAATACATTCCTGATGTTAGATCAGTTACACTGGGTGTTTGGTTTGAAGTCGGAAGCAGGAATGAATTGGGAGATCAGCAGGGCTACAGCCACTTTATTGAGCACATTGTCTTTAAAGGCAGTGCCAAATACAGCGCTCGCACGATAGCGGAATTAATTGACGGTGTTGGAGGGTACCTAAATGCCTTCACTAGCCGTGAATATACCTGCTATTATGCGAGTGTTTTAGACCAGGACTTTCCTTTAGCCGCTGATATTCTGAAAGAAATGCTGCTGAACCCGCTTTTTGCCGCGGAAGAAATTGAACGGGAGAGGCAGGTTATTCTTGAAGAGATTAAAGCAAGTCAGGATCTGCCGGAAGATCAAGTCCACGAGCTCTTTTATGAGCTGCTTTGGCCTGAGCATCCCCTGGGCAGGTCGATTTTAGGAACTGAGAGCAGCATCTCTCAGGTAACGCAAGAAGACTTGATTGCTTATTACCGCCAGCACTACACCCCCGATCAGGTAGTGATTGCTGCGGCTGGAAACATAGAGCATCAGGCTTTGGTTGATCAATTTGCTCGGGAATTTGATGCGCTAAATCAGAATCTGCGTAAGGCGGATATCTGTTTGGCGAAGCCCACTCCAACCCACAGCCAAATTTATACGGTGGCGAAGGACCTTGAGCAGGTCCATATCTGCTGTGGTGGATCGGGATTGAATCGTTCAGATCCAAATCTGGAAACTCTTCGTCTGCTGGATACCTTGGTTGGTGGAGGTATGAGCTCCCGTTTATTTCAGGAACTGAGGGAAAACCGCGGCATGGTCTACAATGTTTATTCAGATTATGCACTATATCGAGATGCCGGAGAATTTCTGATTTACGCCGCTTGTTCACCAAGCGCCTACAGGCAGGTAATCGAAGTAATTCGCCAGGAGGTAGAGCTATTAGCGCTGGAACCCATCTCTGAAGCTGAACTGAAGCGGATTAAAGGTCAGGCAAAGGGCAGTCTGGTTTTAGCATTAGAAAGTACCATGAACCGCATGGTAAAACTTGCCAAAGATGAGTTTAACCACAGACGGATTGTTCCGGTTGATGAAACTCTGGCTTTAATCGATCAGCTCTCGAGCTTAGACCTGCATTCTCTCGCTCAAACGGTGCTTGATGTGAATCGCTGGAATTTAGTGGTGCTTGGTCCGGTATAG
- a CDS encoding YlmC/YmxH family sporulation protein — translation MRYSDLAGKEIVCFDEGIRLGVVNDTDLIINTETGKVDSIIIPYGRSLFNKRMIVIPWEGIKKIGRDLIIVDLTTAQDYDDIVRRLDLE, via the coding sequence ATGCGGTATTCGGATTTAGCGGGCAAAGAAATTGTCTGTTTTGATGAGGGCATCCGCTTAGGGGTTGTTAATGATACCGATCTAATTATTAACACGGAAACAGGAAAAGTCGATTCCATAATTATCCCTTATGGCAGGAGTCTATTTAACAAGCGCATGATTGTTATTCCATGGGAGGGAATAAAGAAAATCGGGCGCGATTTAATCATAGTTGATCTGACTACAGCCCAAGATTATGATGATATAGTGCGCAGACTCGATTTAGAATAA
- a CDS encoding 4-hydroxy-tetrahydrodipicolinate reductase yields MKRVLVSGALGKMGTEVIKAIGQASDLEVVCGVDPKAEKDADGIRYYQELAPAIKATNPDVVVDFTHPGVVLENIKICLEHGVRAVVGTTGLTAEDVERLEHEAAKPDWAALIAPNFAIGAVLMMKFAQEAARYFPNVEIIEYHHNQKKDAPSGTAIKTAEMINQVLTGEAENNPDEFEKLPGARGAASSAVHIHSVRLPGYVAHQEVIFSSAGQLLTIKHDSTHRESFMPGVLLAVRKIDQLEGIIYGLEHIL; encoded by the coding sequence ATGAAACGAGTTTTAGTAAGCGGTGCTCTCGGTAAAATGGGTACAGAAGTAATTAAAGCGATCGGACAGGCTTCGGATCTAGAAGTTGTCTGCGGCGTTGATCCTAAAGCGGAAAAGGATGCCGACGGAATTAGATATTACCAAGAACTCGCTCCTGCCATAAAAGCAACTAATCCGGATGTGGTTGTAGATTTTACTCATCCGGGTGTTGTGCTGGAGAACATCAAGATTTGCTTAGAACATGGAGTGCGGGCGGTAGTTGGTACCACGGGGTTAACAGCCGAGGATGTAGAACGACTCGAACATGAAGCGGCCAAACCGGATTGGGCTGCTTTGATCGCGCCGAACTTTGCCATTGGAGCAGTATTGATGATGAAATTTGCTCAGGAAGCTGCTCGTTATTTTCCGAATGTGGAGATCATTGAGTATCATCACAATCAGAAAAAGGATGCTCCCAGCGGCACAGCTATTAAGACCGCTGAAATGATTAATCAGGTATTAACCGGAGAAGCAGAGAACAATCCGGATGAATTTGAAAAACTGCCCGGAGCCAGAGGTGCTGCGAGCAGCGCGGTCCACATTCACAGCGTTCGTCTGCCCGGTTATGTTGCTCATCAGGAAGTTATTTTCAGCTCTGCGGGCCAGCTATTGACGATTAAACATGATTCCACCCACCGCGAGAGCTTTATGCCCGGTGTTCTGTTGGCTGTTCGTAAAATCGACCAGCTCGAAGGCATTATTTACGGGTTAGAACACATCTTATAA
- the dpsA gene encoding dipicolinate synthase subunit DpsA, protein MNVDLAGIPIAILGGDRRELELAKTLLDLGADLRLVGFPPHPNLNSAKFLSDAETAVSGVKVVIAPMANTDSEGHIFTRLDQREPIDLTVILPKLTKDTLVLIGVAKPVIAELAHQQGLKLIETAEIDEIAILNSIPTAEGALQLAMEEMPITIHGSRCLVTGFGRCGKTLAASLAALGADVAAADRNKAQLARAVTMGLTPIPLADLHRYTDFDVIFNTVPALILTADYLKKLDSKTLIIDLAAAPGGVDFSAAEEFGIKAILALSLPGKVAPITAGKILSDCIPRLLQEMLEGGGGNAV, encoded by the coding sequence ATGAATGTGGACTTAGCTGGAATACCTATTGCCATACTAGGCGGCGATCGGCGAGAATTGGAGCTGGCCAAGACACTGCTTGATTTGGGAGCAGACCTGCGGTTGGTGGGTTTCCCTCCGCATCCTAATCTGAACTCAGCGAAATTCTTGAGTGATGCGGAAACTGCGGTGTCCGGAGTAAAGGTAGTGATTGCTCCCATGGCTAACACTGATTCGGAAGGTCATATCTTTACCCGCCTAGATCAGCGGGAACCGATTGACTTAACCGTAATTCTACCTAAACTGACGAAGGATACTCTGGTACTAATCGGAGTTGCCAAACCTGTAATCGCTGAATTGGCACATCAGCAAGGTCTTAAGTTAATTGAAACCGCTGAAATAGATGAGATCGCGATTCTTAATTCAATTCCAACTGCAGAGGGTGCGCTGCAGTTGGCAATGGAAGAAATGCCGATAACAATCCATGGCTCCCGCTGTTTGGTCACAGGATTCGGCCGCTGCGGCAAGACTTTAGCAGCCAGCCTTGCCGCTTTAGGAGCAGATGTGGCTGCAGCTGATCGCAATAAAGCGCAGTTAGCCCGCGCTGTGACAATGGGACTGACGCCAATTCCGCTCGCAGATCTGCACCGATATACAGATTTTGATGTGATTTTCAATACTGTACCAGCTCTAATTTTGACCGCGGATTATCTGAAAAAGCTGGATTCGAAAACGCTGATCATCGATTTAGCTGCAGCGCCGGGAGGGGTAGATTTTTCAGCAGCGGAAGAGTTCGGCATTAAGGCCATTCTTGCCCTGTCGCTTCCGGGTAAAGTAGCTCCAATTACTGCTGGGAAGATTCTCTCTGATTGCATTCCTCGTTTGCTTCAAGAAATGCTGGAAGGAGGCGGAGGGAATGCAGTTTAA
- a CDS encoding dipicolinate synthase subunit B gives MQFKGLRIGFAMTGSHCTYEEIWPQIENLVSLGADIYPIASHAVAYTDTRFGRGKDIIKRFEQLTGKTAIIDIVDAEPIGPKNLFDVMVIAPCTGNTTAKLANAITDSPVLMAAKAHLRNLKPLLLAISTNDGLGMNAKNIGVLLNTKNIYFVPFGQDNPEKKPNSLVADMSLLVPAVENAVLHQQLQPILIERALRQVK, from the coding sequence ATGCAGTTTAAGGGTCTGCGGATTGGATTTGCCATGACTGGCAGTCACTGCACCTATGAAGAGATTTGGCCTCAGATTGAAAACCTAGTATCACTGGGAGCAGATATCTATCCGATTGCTTCCCATGCTGTAGCCTATACGGATACACGTTTTGGCAGAGGTAAGGATATAATTAAGAGATTTGAGCAGTTGACAGGCAAAACTGCTATAATTGATATAGTAGATGCGGAACCGATCGGTCCGAAGAACCTGTTTGATGTGATGGTGATAGCGCCATGCACCGGAAATACAACGGCTAAACTGGCCAATGCCATCACTGACAGTCCGGTTTTGATGGCCGCCAAGGCGCATCTGCGCAATCTCAAGCCACTGCTGTTAGCGATTTCTACTAATGATGGACTTGGGATGAATGCAAAGAATATTGGTGTTTTATTGAATACAAAAAATATCTATTTTGTTCCTTTTGGTCAAGATAACCCGGAGAAAAAACCTAATTCACTGGTTGCAGATATGAGCCTGCTGGTGCCAGCAGTTGAAAACGCAGTTTTACATCAGCAGCTGCAGCCGATTTTGATTGAACGAGCTCTGAGACAAGTCAAGTAG
- a CDS encoding aspartate-semialdehyde dehydrogenase gives MRAVNIAILGATGAVGQELLQILAERKFPIKSLKLLASPRSAGRKVAFNDQEYVIEAVSEEQFEGVDIAFFAAGGGVSKQWVSAARAAGCIVIDNSSAFRMDPDVPLIVPEVNVDAAKNHQGIIANPNCSTIIFAAVLKPIYDAVGIERVVVSTYQAVSGAGQAAIDELTNQAHAFASGSEIEAQVLPVQGLAKHYPILFNVIPQIDIPDEQGYTKEEWKMIRETQKILGNQDLRITATTVRVPTMRSHCESINVETKAKLTASECRELIKKASGLKLVDDLAAQEYPMPIDTSGQDLIWVGRIREDTSLENGLNLWVVGDQIRKGAALNAIQIAENLIRDLR, from the coding sequence GTGAGGGCAGTAAATATAGCAATTTTAGGTGCTACAGGGGCTGTAGGCCAGGAGCTGCTTCAGATTTTAGCAGAGAGAAAGTTTCCAATTAAATCCCTTAAGCTGCTGGCATCACCACGCTCTGCTGGCAGGAAAGTTGCTTTTAATGATCAGGAATATGTGATTGAAGCAGTTTCAGAAGAACAATTTGAAGGTGTAGATATTGCATTTTTCGCCGCGGGTGGTGGTGTAAGCAAGCAGTGGGTTTCCGCTGCCAGAGCAGCAGGATGTATTGTTATCGATAATTCCAGTGCATTTCGGATGGATCCCGATGTGCCGCTGATTGTACCAGAAGTTAATGTGGACGCAGCGAAGAATCATCAGGGGATCATTGCCAACCCTAACTGCTCGACAATTATCTTTGCAGCGGTACTGAAACCCATTTACGATGCAGTGGGGATTGAACGGGTTGTTGTCAGCACTTATCAAGCAGTTTCAGGTGCTGGTCAGGCAGCGATTGATGAGCTTACAAATCAAGCCCACGCGTTTGCCAGTGGCAGTGAAATCGAAGCGCAGGTATTACCAGTGCAGGGCTTAGCTAAACATTATCCGATTTTATTTAATGTGATTCCCCAGATCGATATTCCTGACGAACAGGGCTATACTAAAGAGGAATGGAAGATGATTCGAGAAACCCAAAAGATTTTGGGAAATCAGGATCTGAGGATTACTGCAACCACAGTGCGTGTACCGACAATGCGCTCTCACTGTGAATCAATCAATGTTGAAACAAAGGCTAAGTTAACAGCTTCAGAGTGCAGAGAGCTGATCAAAAAGGCGTCGGGATTAAAACTCGTTGATGATCTCGCAGCGCAAGAATATCCGATGCCCATCGATACATCGGGTCAAGATCTGATCTGGGTGGGCAGAATCAGGGAAGACACTTCCTTGGAGAATGGTTTGAATCTGTGGGTTGTTGGTGATCAAATCCGCAAAGGAGCTGCTTTAAACGCAATTCAGATTGCAGAGAATCTGATCCGTGATCTGAGGTGA
- the dapG gene encoding aspartate kinase translates to MEFCVQKFGGSSLRSAAVRSQAAHKVIEKAQSGVHPVVVVSAMGRSGDVFATDSLIDLVKLANPDPSPQNLDLLLSCGEIISAVILAETIRQMGYQALAFTGWQAGILTDQSFGSARILSVDPEPLKKTASQGIISVVAGFQGWSSSGSITTLGRGGSDITAVALGAALDCETVEIYTDVDGVKTADPRLVPEAPTISSLTYSEVIELAHLGAKVVHPRAVEIAMEAGIELKILAADQDGFGTTITQSTGTRPDGRQIVDRVVTGIAHLPKRAHVRISGIEDFNKSAVTLEIFNLLAQNQISVDLIYLSPELIAFIVDDEKAELVKKVLADLGLNIIVEQGYAKVSVVGAGMHGVPGVMARVVRSLEKAAVPIYQTTDSHANISCLIKEKDLLPAVRALYDEFELSKEG, encoded by the coding sequence ATGGAGTTCTGTGTGCAGAAATTTGGCGGAAGTTCGCTTCGGTCAGCCGCAGTGCGGAGCCAAGCAGCACACAAGGTAATTGAGAAGGCACAATCCGGAGTGCACCCGGTGGTCGTTGTTTCGGCTATGGGGCGCTCTGGTGATGTTTTTGCAACTGATAGTTTGATCGATCTAGTTAAGCTTGCTAATCCTGATCCTAGTCCCCAAAACCTGGATCTGCTTTTAAGCTGCGGCGAAATTATCTCGGCGGTCATATTAGCGGAAACGATCCGCCAGATGGGATATCAAGCTCTGGCATTTACCGGATGGCAGGCAGGAATTTTAACGGATCAGAGTTTTGGCAGTGCCCGAATTCTATCCGTAGATCCGGAACCACTGAAAAAGACAGCGTCTCAAGGGATAATCTCGGTTGTGGCGGGATTTCAGGGATGGAGCAGTTCCGGCAGTATTACGACTTTAGGCCGAGGCGGCAGTGATATAACCGCGGTGGCTTTAGGAGCAGCTTTGGACTGCGAAACTGTAGAGATTTATACAGATGTTGATGGAGTAAAGACTGCAGATCCGCGCCTTGTTCCTGAGGCACCTACGATCTCATCGTTAACTTACAGTGAAGTGATCGAACTTGCCCATCTGGGAGCAAAAGTTGTGCATCCAAGAGCAGTTGAAATTGCTATGGAAGCAGGGATTGAACTTAAAATTTTGGCTGCTGATCAAGACGGCTTTGGTACAACAATTACGCAAAGCACAGGGACGCGTCCTGATGGCAGACAGATTGTGGATCGAGTTGTAACTGGAATCGCACATCTTCCAAAACGGGCTCATGTTAGGATCAGTGGTATTGAAGATTTTAATAAATCGGCGGTGACGCTTGAAATCTTCAATTTACTTGCTCAGAATCAGATCAGCGTAGATCTAATTTACTTATCTCCTGAGTTGATCGCTTTTATTGTGGATGACGAGAAGGCGGAGCTAGTAAAGAAGGTTTTAGCAGATCTGGGATTGAATATTATTGTGGAGCAAGGATATGCGAAAGTTTCGGTTGTCGGAGCAGGCATGCATGGTGTTCCTGGGGTAATGGCACGAGTTGTTCGGAGCTTGGAAAAAGCTGCAGTACCGATTTATCAAACAACTGACTCCCATGCTAATATATCGTGTTTGATCAAAGAAAAAGATTTACTCCCTGCTGTGCGTGCTTTATACGATGAATTTGAGTTATCTAAGGAGGGCTAG
- the dapA gene encoding 4-hydroxy-tetrahydrodipicolinate synthase, producing MRVGQVLTAMITPMKEDGSVNYKQAVRLAETLVTNGSDGLVVCGTTGESATLTFDEKVQLFTDIVNELGGSTEVIAGTGSNDTAASIALTKAAEKAGVDGIMLVTPYYNKPSQEGLYQHFKAIAENSSLPIMLYNVPGRTNVNLLPETVARLAEIPNIVSIKEASGDLEQVSYLRTITPEDFLIYSGDDALTLPILSIGGCGVVSVAAHLVGRRIKSMIDAFFAGRVQEASSIHLELLQIFRTMFITTNPVPVKRSLEYLGIETGPVRLPLVDLTEDQAETIKETLRHYGLLEHQ from the coding sequence GTGAGGGTAGGTCAAGTTCTTACCGCAATGATTACGCCAATGAAAGAGGACGGATCCGTTAATTATAAACAAGCTGTAAGGCTGGCAGAAACTCTGGTGACCAATGGTTCTGATGGTCTGGTAGTCTGCGGGACTACAGGAGAATCAGCGACGCTGACATTCGATGAAAAAGTCCAGCTTTTTACTGATATAGTGAATGAGCTAGGCGGTAGCACCGAAGTAATCGCCGGTACTGGCTCAAACGATACCGCAGCCAGCATAGCTTTGACAAAAGCTGCTGAGAAAGCCGGTGTAGACGGAATTATGCTGGTAACACCTTATTACAATAAACCTTCACAGGAAGGTTTGTACCAGCATTTTAAAGCGATTGCGGAAAATTCCAGTCTGCCGATCATGCTGTACAATGTACCCGGCCGCACCAATGTCAATTTACTCCCTGAAACAGTAGCTCGATTAGCGGAAATTCCAAACATTGTATCTATAAAGGAAGCCAGCGGTGATTTGGAACAGGTTAGCTACCTAAGAACAATAACACCGGAAGACTTTTTAATCTATTCCGGAGATGATGCATTAACACTTCCAATTCTATCGATCGGAGGCTGTGGTGTAGTTAGCGTAGCGGCTCATCTTGTGGGCAGACGGATAAAATCGATGATTGATGCATTCTTTGCCGGCAGAGTTCAAGAGGCATCCAGCATTCATTTGGAACTACTGCAGATTTTCAGAACAATGTTTATCACTACCAATCCAGTGCCTGTAAAGCGGAGTTTGGAGTATCTAGGGATTGAAACTGGACCAGTGAGACTGCCGTTAGTGGATCTTACAGAAGACCAGGCGGAAACGATAAAAGAGACGCTGCGGCACTACGGACTGCTTGAGCACCAGTAA